One segment of Deltaproteobacteria bacterium DNA contains the following:
- the gdhA gene encoding NADP-specific glutamate dehydrogenase, translated as MALTERLEIIFQDVVKRNPGEAEFHQAVKEVLESLGPVLVKYPEFTEAKIIERICEPERQTIFRVPWQDDKGVVHINRGFRVQFNSALGPYKGGLRFHPSVYLGIIKFLGFEQIFKNSLTGLPIGGAKGGSDFDPKGKSDGEVMRFCQSFMTELWRIIGEHTDVPAGDIGVGGREIGFLFGQYKRLTNKFEAGVLTGKGLVYGGSQVRTEATGYGCTYFVNEMLASKKNGFKGKKVLVSGSGNVAIYTLEKVHQLGGKVVAMSDSNGVIHDDKGINLETIKQLKEVERRRIKEYCDYHKGSRYIPNGNIWDIPCDVAFPSATENEITGKDAKKLVKSGCIAVGEGANMPTTPEGVHVFISAGILYGPGKAANAGGVATSGLEMQQNASREAWGFEETDIKLQQIMRNVYALCSEAAEEFGAPGNFVVGANIAGFIKVARAMISHGIV; from the coding sequence ATGGCGTTGACGGAGAGACTCGAGATCATCTTTCAGGACGTCGTCAAGCGGAATCCCGGCGAGGCCGAATTCCACCAGGCGGTGAAGGAAGTGCTCGAATCCCTGGGGCCGGTCCTGGTCAAGTATCCGGAATTCACCGAGGCCAAGATCATCGAGCGGATCTGCGAACCGGAGCGGCAGACCATCTTCCGGGTGCCTTGGCAGGACGACAAGGGCGTGGTGCACATCAACCGCGGCTTCCGCGTCCAGTTCAACAGCGCCCTCGGGCCCTACAAGGGGGGCTTGAGGTTCCACCCGTCCGTCTACCTGGGGATCATCAAATTCCTGGGCTTCGAGCAGATCTTCAAGAATTCCCTGACGGGGCTGCCGATCGGCGGCGCGAAGGGCGGGTCCGACTTCGATCCCAAGGGGAAGTCCGACGGCGAGGTGATGCGGTTCTGCCAGAGCTTCATGACTGAGCTTTGGCGGATTATCGGCGAGCACACCGACGTTCCGGCGGGCGACATCGGCGTGGGGGGCCGTGAAATCGGGTTCCTCTTCGGGCAGTACAAGCGGTTGACGAACAAGTTCGAGGCGGGCGTACTCACGGGGAAGGGGCTCGTGTACGGCGGCAGCCAGGTGCGCACGGAGGCAACCGGCTACGGCTGCACTTACTTCGTGAACGAGATGCTGGCAAGCAAGAAGAACGGGTTCAAGGGGAAGAAGGTCCTCGTCTCCGGATCGGGAAACGTCGCCATCTACACGCTGGAGAAGGTGCACCAGCTCGGCGGGAAGGTCGTCGCGATGAGCGATTCGAACGGCGTGATCCACGACGACAAGGGGATCAACCTCGAAACGATCAAGCAGCTTAAGGAAGTGGAGCGCCGGCGGATCAAGGAGTACTGCGATTACCACAAGGGCTCCCGATACATCCCCAACGGCAACATATGGGACATCCCCTGCGACGTCGCGTTCCCGTCGGCCACCGAGAACGAGATCACCGGGAAGGACGCCAAGAAGCTGGTGAAGAGCGGCTGCATCGCCGTCGGCGAGGGAGCGAACATGCCGACCACTCCCGAAGGGGTGCATGTCTTCATCTCGGCGGGGATCCTCTACGGGCCGGGGAAGGCGGCCAACGCAGGCGGCGTTGCGACCTCGGGGCTCGAAATGCAGCAGAACGCCAGCCGGGAGGCCTGGGGGTTCGAAGAGACGGACATCAAGCTGCAGCAAATCATGCGGAACGTCTACGCGCTCTGCTCTGAGGCGGCGGAGGAGTTCGGAGCGCCCGGGAACTTCGTCGTTGGCGCGAACATTGCCGGCTTCATCAAGGTCGCCCGCGCCATGATCTCGCACGGGATCGTGTAA
- a CDS encoding DMT family protein has protein sequence MTTISLLFCSNIFMTFAWYGHLKDMNTKPLMLAILASWGIAFFEYVLQVPANRIGYQSFTLPQLKVIQEVITMIVFAGFVTFYMRQPLKLDYLWGALCLVGAAYFMFRSA, from the coding sequence ATGACCACCATCTCACTTCTGTTCTGCTCCAACATCTTCATGACGTTCGCCTGGTACGGGCACCTGAAGGACATGAACACCAAGCCCTTGATGCTTGCCATCCTGGCGAGCTGGGGGATCGCCTTTTTCGAGTACGTCCTCCAGGTGCCCGCCAACCGCATCGGCTATCAAAGCTTTACCTTGCCGCAGCTCAAGGTGATCCAGGAAGTGATCACGATGATCGTCTTCGCCGGGTTCGTCACGTTCTACATGCGGCAGCCGCTCAAGCTCGACTACCTTTGGGGCGCTCTTTGCCTCGTAGGGGCGGCCTACTTCATGTTCCGGTCGGCGTAG
- a CDS encoding CBS domain-containing protein, whose product MLVGRRMTKDPKTVSPEDTLARAAGIMRELRINHLPVVEGGKLVGILTDTDLRNVSLTGEPEAGGARPPDRRVREVMKTDVWSLTPEDAVEDALLIIRRKRFGALPVLSGDRLVGIITKIDLLNAVIDVLNLEEVGVRIEVSFPRSMDRFEELMSSLAGMSVKVRSCIVTPDEDSDRMTALIRLDTIEGQKVISALRAKGFDVPGRAELS is encoded by the coding sequence ATGCTCGTAGGCAGGCGGATGACGAAGGACCCGAAGACGGTGTCGCCGGAGGACACGCTGGCGCGGGCGGCCGGCATCATGCGGGAACTGAGGATCAACCATCTTCCGGTCGTGGAAGGGGGAAAGCTGGTCGGGATACTGACCGACACCGACCTGCGGAACGTATCACTTACGGGGGAACCGGAGGCAGGCGGGGCCAGACCGCCGGACCGACGCGTGCGCGAGGTGATGAAAACGGATGTCTGGTCGCTCACTCCCGAAGACGCGGTTGAGGACGCCCTGCTCATCATCCGGCGGAAGCGGTTCGGGGCGCTTCCGGTGCTCTCGGGGGACCGGCTTGTCGGCATCATCACCAAGATCGACCTGCTGAACGCCGTGATCGACGTCCTGAACCTGGAGGAAGTGGGGGTGCGGATCGAGGTTTCCTTCCCGCGGAGCATGGACCGGTTCGAGGAGCTTATGTCCTCCCTCGCCGGGATGTCGGTCAAGGTGCGAAGCTGCATCGTTACGCCGGACGAGGATTCGGACAGGATGACCGCGCTCATACGGCTCGACACGATCGAAGGCCAGAAGGTGATCTCCGCCTTGCGCGCAAAAGGGTTCGACGTGCCGGGAAGGGCGGAGCTTTCCTGA